One window of the Penaeus vannamei isolate JL-2024 chromosome 31, ASM4276789v1, whole genome shotgun sequence genome contains the following:
- the LOC138867632 gene encoding uncharacterized protein has protein sequence MARELHAVLAAIWQSGTVPPDLLRVVFIPLWKGKGNRWDCSNHRGITVLSIPGKVLGHILLRRIRDLLLRHQRPEHSGFTPGKSTIDRILALRVIVERRRQFGLGLLAAYIDLKKTFDTVHRESLWEILRLRGIPTRIIGLIASLHTGIESDTKTKIQVFGDLLGGPARSAHACGEDIEVRESFTYLGSVVHNSGLSDLEVGRRIGLAAEIMNSLDKSPCAGSWGTVAGTMGPTSGCTLNLTQDLLFEQSVIANSGF, from the exons atggcgcgggagttgcatgctgttctggctgccatctggcagtccggtaccgttccccctgacctgttgagagtTGTGTTCATCCcactctggaaggggaaggggaatcgatgggactgcagcaatcaccgaggcatcacagtgctcagtataccaggcaaggttctcggccacatccttctgagacgtatcagagacctactactgaggcatcagaggccggagcattCTGGATTCAcccctggtaagtccacaatagaccgtatccttgcgcttcgagtcattgtagagcgccgtcgtcaGTTCGGgcttgggctgcttgcagcctacatcgacctcaagaagacgttcgatacggtgcatcgggaatcactttgggagatcctgagattgagaggaattccaacaaggattattggactaatagcaagcttgCATACCGGTATTGAAAGtgat accaagaccaagatccaggtctttggggacttgctaggaggacCTGCTCGGTCGGCacatgcttgtggcgaggacattgaagtcagagagagctttacatatcttggcagtgtagttcataactcagggtTGTCAGACCTGGAAGTcggcagacggattggcctggcagcagagatcatgaactctctcgacaaga gtccttgcgccggatcatggggtactgttgccGGGACCATGGGTCCAACCAGCGGTTGCACCTTGAATctgacacaggacctgttatttgaacaatccgtgatcgccaactcaggcttctAG